The genomic interval ATGAAGTATATAAGTTAGACCTGTGCCGACTAGGCCACCATAAATAGATGCATATAGTCCATAATATAAACTTTCTAAGGATACCATGCCTTTTAAAGTTCCTTGATCCATCCCTACAGCTTTAAGCATTGCCAATTCCTTAGTCCTAAGGATTAAATTAGTGCTAATAGTATTCACTATATTTATACTACTAATTAATGCTATCACTGCCACAAATCCATATAGGAATATATTCATAACTATAGCTGCATTTCTCATCTCTTTTGCCTCTTCTGAAAAGTCTATAACACGTAAGCTTTTATTATTTTCTTCTAACTGATTAATATATTTCTTTACCTTTTCTCTATCTCCATCATCTTTTATTTCTACATATAGTTCTGGTGTAGTAGTTTTATCTATTTTTTCTAACACTTCTTCTGTAGTTATTATATTTATTCCACCATATTCTCCATATTCCCAATCTAAGAGTCCTTTTTCTAATATTCCCATTACTTTCACTACTTGATTTTCCTCTTCTTCAGATTGACCTGTATTTATGGTTAGTTCATCCCCTACATTTATATCATACCCATCTAATACAGCCATTTTATCTGTTTCTTCATTATGCGCAACAGTAGTTTTCACTACAAGAACTCCATTGTTTTTGTTCATTTCCTCTAAGTCTATCTTTCCCTGTTTTAATAATGGTTCAAACTGTTCCATGTTTTCATTGCCAAAAGTCATTAGTGTATTATTATATACCCCTACAATATCATTATTTTTATTATCTTCTTCATAGGCATAGGAGTCTATTTCTAATAATTTAGGATTTATTTTTTCTTTTTCTATTAAAAGATATAAGTGTGTATCTTCAAATTTATATATTTTTTCTACCTCTTCCATCTTTCTTAAATCGTTATAGGTAGTATTTAAAGTATTAGGATTCTCATAATAAGATACATCATCTATTCTAAAATCTACTGCATTTTCATTTTCAATAATATTCATTTTAAATACATTATCAGAAAAAGTAGCAAAAGTTATAAATAATACTATACTTATGGTCATGGAGAATACAGTTATAACAAATCTTTTTCTATTTCTTCTTAAATTTTTATAGGCTATTTCTCCTTTTATTCCTAGTACTTTTCTTACAGTTTTTGAACCTTTTACTTTAGATAAATCTTCTTTTCTATAGCTCCCTGTACTTCTAACAGCTTCTAGTGGAGGAACTTTTGCAGCCTTTTTCGCTGGTCCATTAGCTGATAAAAATACTGTTATAATACCTAATAATGAAGCTATTATATAGACTGGTATTGAATAGTATATTTGTAAATCATCTAAAAAATCAAATTTAAAAAATCCAATTACATATAGAACTATTTTCATGGCTACTACTCCACATATTAAACCTATAGGAATACCTATTAAACCAAGTAAAGCTCCTTCCTTCATAACGATTCCTTTTATTTGTTTGGGAGTAGCCCCTACAGTACGGAGTAAACCAAATTGAGATACTCTTTCTAGTACAGATATATTAAAGGAATTATATATAACTGCAATTGTAGCCACAATTACTAAAATAACTATAAAGCCAAATAAACTTATGATAAACCAATTAAAATTATCGTCTAAACTCTTACCGTAAAGCCTCAATAAAGGTTCATTAAATTCAACTTTTTCTAAAGTTTCATATTCTTCATTAGCTTTCTTCTCTCTCCAGTCATTTACTCCTGCTAGATTATATATTTCATCGTGAATGTTTTTTAGGGAATTCATTTTTAAATATATATTATATTCTTTATCATCTGGAAGAGAAGCTTTATCAATATAAGAAATTGCTGTTGTTGAATTATTCCCTTTCCA from Tissierellales bacterium carries:
- a CDS encoding FtsX-like permease family protein; this translates as MKGYKDITYKYLKNQKKRTILTIFGIILSVALITAIGTIIVSVRDAEIRDTIRRNGDNHGIIREVRKEEIDSIVNNVKVEKAGISLHEGFGVVNELTENEKKRYDIGSHYRYISISSYDEKALSLLSYDLKEGRFPKNKNEIAIEHWISEYFPNKPKIGDKIKIPIGDRYATDIDENGKEVEIKVGPRGWGYSEETFEETGEREYTIVGFLEPEYIWKGNNSTTAISYIDKASLPDDKEYNIYLKMNSLKNIHDEIYNLAGVNDWREKKANEEYETLEKVEFNEPLLRLYGKSLDDNFNWFIISLFGFIVILVIVATIAVIYNSFNISVLERVSQFGLLRTVGATPKQIKGIVMKEGALLGLIGIPIGLICGVVAMKIVLYVIGFFKFDFLDDLQIYYSIPVYIIASLLGIITVFLSANGPAKKAAKVPPLEAVRSTGSYRKEDLSKVKGSKTVRKVLGIKGEIAYKNLRRNRKRFVITVFSMTISIVLFITFATFSDNVFKMNIIENENAVDFRIDDVSYYENPNTLNTTYNDLRKMEEVEKIYKFEDTHLYLLIEKEKINPKLLEIDSYAYEEDNKNNDIVGVYNNTLMTFGNENMEQFEPLLKQGKIDLEEMNKNNGVLVVKTTVAHNEETDKMAVLDGYDINVGDELTINTGQSEEEENQVVKVMGILEKGLLDWEYGEYGGINIITTEEVLEKIDKTTTPELYVEIKDDGDREKVKKYINQLEENNKSLRVIDFSEEAKEMRNAAIVMNIFLYGFVAVIALISSINIVNTISTNLILRTKELAMLKAVGMDQGTLKGMVSLESLYYGLYASIYGGLVGTGLTYILHKILLEIREFKWVVPWKNILIASISAILIALFSGYGPMKRINDGNIIENIKMEE